The sequence GCAATGTGTCGAGATTCGACAGCACGTTGAATGCGGGCAACGGCCACCATGCATCCTCTAGAATGGCCTTGGTCCGCTTCAGCCAGTCTTCAAATTCATCAATAACTCGCACAactttccttttccctcgAGTAGCCCAAGACCATCCGACAACAGATGCTAAGGGCGATTTTTTACAAGTATCCGAGTCGTTTCCTGACGTGTTTCTTTGGAATAAGATCTTCTCCTCGCCTGCTGTTAAACCAAAATGAGTCGCGAAGTCCGATCTTGTCCTAGATGGCTCAGAAGATATCGCGTACTTCTGCTCCAGGGCGAAGTGGGCATACAGTAATTGCAAAAGCTCCCGGAGAAGCTGAACAACAATGTTCTGGCTTTGATCAGGAAGCACTTCGAAAAGCTTTCTGCCATGGAGAAATGGGAATTTCTCCCCTTCGAAAAGCACCTTTTGGAGGGCGTCGTAGCGATGAGAGAGTTGTTGAAATTTGAGACCGAGTTTCGCTGCATCGGTCCCATATTGCTTGACATCGCTTACAGTATCGTACCCAACTCTAAGCACTTTGATGGTCACTTGGACAATTTCAACAGCTGCCACTACGCTCTGAAAGCTGTCCATCATGTGAAAATTGTGGTGAACTGATAGTGGCAGCGGTGAAGGGTATTTCGTAAATTACTCGGCACTTCGTCCTTTTTTCTATAATCCGAATATGTGTATGGAGAGAAAATGTTCGCTTAGTCGACGTGATTGCAAGCAATTAGTATTGCGGGGAAGGGTGCTAACCAGCCAACTTATCAATTTATAATTGGCAAGGCTCCGCGAAAATATAACTACATAACCACTCCGCCCCGGAATGGCTCGTGGAGCGCGCAGAATATGAACCTTTGCCCTACTAGAACAGCATTCGCATGAGCGATAAGTTGGTGACGTCTTAAATAATCGATCCAGCATTATTATTTGATATGACGCCGAAATATTGAAGTTTAGCACCATGAGCTTAGGTTCCCAGATCCTATCGTTCCGGTCGAACCTTGCGGATAGCCTTTCAATTGTTCAGAGTAACTGTGGACTTGGCGCATCGTCCGATCCTGTTGAGAAAATAACCAAACCTGTGCCGttatttgattttcttcGTGTCGCCTCTGCGTCCGGCCTCCGCCAGTATGCCCAAGATTTTGCGGAGCAAGGACTTATGAGCGCAAGGTTGGGCAATGGGGCCGACTATATTGTCGACAAAGTGAAAAGCCGGGACGGACAGATTGTCGTTGTTAAGCATGTCAAAGCTATCGCTTCGCTGGACATTGGGGTAACACGGCCTTCAAGTGATGAGAGCTCCCAAATACGCAAGGTTTTACGCGAAATTAAAATTGCCACGCATCCAGCGCTCAAAGAAAACGCAAATATATTGCAAATGAAAGGGTTTGGTTGGGAGCTAGCAGAAGGTAGTCTGGCAATTCCTTTCCTAGTGGTGGAATACGCAGAACATGGCACTTTGCGGAGCTACCTTCAGAATAATCGGGGTTCTGTGGGCGTGGAAGCCAAACTTGATCTAGCTTTCGGGGCAGCGAAAGGGCTTCAAGCTCTGCACAGCAATCGCATCGCCCATGGGGACTTGAAGCTAGAGAATGCCCTGGTGGTATCCAGCGCCTCTGAGCACGCAGCGTTAAAGATCACCGATTTCGGATTATCAGTGGTGCTAGAGGACGATGCGGGTTTATATGAATACTTGGGAACCTTGTGCTATCGACCGCCTGAAGTTTGCCAGCAAGCTGGTGATTCTTCGGCAGCAGGATTGATCACTGGATCTAGCTACCGAGCTTGCGACATTTACACGTATGGACTCCTGCTTTTGGAGATTTTGATTGATGGCGAACGTTACTTTGGCCTAGCTGGTCAGCAAGTTCAGCTGGAGGAGCGCTCTGCAGCTTTGCAATGTTTACTACAGGTGGCCGACCAAAATTCTGTGGTCCTTGCTACCATTAAGAGCATGGTGGAATCCTGCCTACACGCGGAAGCTGGGGAGCGGCCACAAATTCAAGAAATTGTTTCCCGATTTGGAGATGTTAAGGGGTTCGTTAGGTCTCCACGTCTTTAGCCTAGTGGAACTAACATAGAACAAGTGACGGAGAAATGCTGGGAGATCAAGATGTGTCTCCCTTCACATTTTCGGAGTTATCTCGCGAAGAATCTGATGGTATCGTTAACATGAACCAGGTTAGAATGCACCAGACTACCTCATTACAACTCCTATCCGTTGATACATCTTTTTTAGTTGTTTGCAACTCTGGTCGGCCACGAACTTGATGATGGGTTCGTACATGTCGCTCCTTGGAACATACAAGAATTGATAGCGGAGGGTTTGCGTGAGCGAACTACCCTCCCTAACTACAAGATAGCTTCGCAAGCTTGTTTAGAACTGGGAATATGCCATTACTTAGGTTTTGGCGTTGATAGAGACCAAAGAAAGGTCCTGCAGTATATGGACCAAGCCGCAATTAAAGGAAGTTTCGAGGCTCGCCGGATACGCAATCGACTACACGAGGCCTTTTCAGAGACAATGGAGCCACTTAATGTACAAGTAGAACTTGATGACCAAGAGGAATTGCAACTCCAGCGTATCCTGCTGGCCGAATCAGCCCACCGAGAGGTTAATCCTTTTCAGGTATTCGACGAAGTGGTCCAGGAGGACTTTCGGCTTCAGATGGGTGATGAAGAGCTTACCCTTCATCAGGCAGCCTATATAGGGGATCTAGGCCTGATTCGAGAGATTCTAAAAAGTACAAGGGACTTTCAAGATGACCAGGGCCGCACAGCTCTGTTTCTTGCCGTCCAAGGAGGCCATTTGGATGCCATGGAGATGCTGCTTGAGCTAGGCGACAGCGACCCTAGCATTTCAGATTATGATGGTCACACCGCCCTTCATATGCTAGTCATGCTAAAAATTACAGAAGTCGAAGCTGCCCTGTCCCTGATGCTGCGGTTCTACCCCGGATTGAACCTGGATGTCTTCTCTTCATCTATTCTCGATGCATCGGAACATTGGTGTGAGTTATGGGGTGCTCCACTCCACTGGGCTGTTTTAGCCGGGAATAGAGCGATGACCCTTTGTCTGGTGAGGTCAGGAGTGCGTGTTCATGACTGGCCTGAGGATTTATGCCCCATAAGAATCGCTGTTTCTCTTCATTTGTCCGACATCCTTGAAATACTTCTAGCGGCAATTCCAACCAAAGGTTTTTTCCAAGGAGGAAATATGCTACTGGCTCTGAACTCTAGTAATCCATTTCGGAGACTATTATTGCATGGTAATAATTACGTCTCCGAAATCGAAAGGACTATAACATTGCTCACGAGTGCATACTCTAGTGTGGTTGCGGGGAACTCATTGATAAAAGGCAACCCTTTACGGAACATTTTGATACACAACTTTTCTGACAGCGATTACTATATTGCAAAGGCTCTGGTTGCAGTTGGGACATACAAAGATGACAATGAAGGCTGGACGTTATTGCAATCTGCGATTCTGGGTTGTCGTGGCTCACCGTTGTCATCTGTTTGTCGGATGGCCCTTGATATGATTGACATTTCACAGCACTTCAGACTGAGGAGCACGGACTATAAGAAAGGATGGATGGCCTTGCATTGGGTAGCTGCTGGCGGTACCGTTCCTGTGGCTAAGATGCTGCTTCAAATTGACCCAGACTCCATAAACGTTCGCACgcaagaagaggaagaaagaacgCCACTTCATCTAGCAGCAGAGGCTGGAAAGAGCATTGCCATGGTTAAACTTTTGCTCGATCGCGGAGCCGATGCCTCCTTAACAACATCGGGCCTGAAGCTTACTCCACTCGGTACCTTCATTAGCAATGGAAGAAGTGAGCTTAATATCGACATATTAACAGCTCTACTGCAGGCATCGAAGCGGACAGGTTACTTAGCATTTAGCTCCGACAATTGGAATGTCTTACACTATGCTGCAGCTCGTGCCGCGATTCTTGATTCAGAGTCGCTACCTGGCCATGTTCTCCTAAGGACGCTTGCCTCAATGCAAGAGATGAAATCGCTGATCGAGTCGACTACAGCACAAGGATGGACTCCACTTCATCTTGCCAGCTATTTCATTGATTGTACAACGATAAGGGTGCTAGTAGAGGAGATGAATGCAGATGTTCGAGCACAAACGCCGAACAACGCAACAGCCTTTGATATTGTGATGGAGCGAGCAAGACGGTTCCCTGATAGTTTGCGTGGAGCAGACTCCTTTGCACGATGGAGCAGGCAAGCATATCGCTCTGCCCTTTTCTTGCAATTGAAACTCGAAGAAACCCAAGGGTCATACCATCTCACGCCGCTACACGTCGCAGCTTACATGGGATATCATGTCGAGGTTACCAAGCTCATAAGTAAAGACCCGAATAGCGTCTTCGAGACAAACTGGGAGGGGAAAACGCCCTTACAAATGTTGCAGAACACAATGCCCACTCATATAGATGCAAAGTGGGCTCAGAGATTTTGTAGGCTCGCAGAAAGAGTCTGCGAGCTGCTCATGGTTGCCGAGAATGAAAGGCATAGAAGATAAAGATGCTTCCGATTGTGTATCCTAGTCAGTACAGCAGCATAGTATGCTAATTATCATTTCAAATCCAGCTGACAGAGCATTATGGTTCACATTACAACCTAGTTTTTAATTCCAGTCACCCAACACTCTGGGCCATATTTCTTACTTTGATTGGTCCGCGGGACCAGAGTGTTTGAAGAAAAGCTTGACCGAGATATCTTGGGAAATGGCTTTCCCGGACATGGAAGCAAGCGGATAGATCGGTTAACAAGCGGCGTTCCGTTAGACGTACGGataataacaataatgaACAAACCTCCAGTGCTTGTTTTGTCGCTGACATATCTGCTATGGATGGCGCTCGTTTTAATCGCAATCTCTATTTTAAAAGCACAAGGCCATGATTGGTAGGGGTGGGAAATGCGAAGTAGGCGTGGATTGTAACGGCCGCTTGGCCGCCGCTTGGGGTACGCGCACCCCGGGAGACCCATCTCTCAGGTGATCGGCGTGGGTAAACGAGGGCATATGATCAACCCATGCTATGAGGAACTGAATGCGATGAGATTACTAGTGAAGAGATCTTCGTGATCGTTATGGACACCAGGGTCTAATAACAACTGTCCAGGACTTGATGGTGGCCCTGGTACAGATTTCAAATCCACCGTGGCCCATGATCCCGTTCTTGATGCTTCAGACGGTGAGCTGCATGATGATCGATTCAGAGGATTGCGCGTCGCACGGCATCCATGAACCAAGGAGGTAATCCCAATCCACTCAAGAGACCTGGCGTTAACTGACGGAAAACTCCTTGAGGACCACACCTGACACTGGAACCGATGGTGTTCTTGGTATTTCCCCCTCAAAATCCATGGCAGCGAGAGTTGGTGTCATATCTGCATATCTCGTGTCTACCCTGGTCCGCGAGATAGTCACCATCTAAGCCACCTTTAAAACTTTTGTGAGTTAACTTCAGATGCAGCATATTGGGCGACTCACTGACTCGAATTGCGGGCGACTCTGGTGTGCTGGGCGCATATTCTCGACAGATAGCGCTGCCTTGGCCCTGGGGATTCTCTTCATTGAGTTAATGAACCTCTTTAACAACTCAGGGCACCTTTTTCCTCAACATTGAGAAACAGGCAAAGACACTGAAGTTTATATCTTTAATGCTAAACATCCTATTGAGATGCCCTCCAACCAGTATAACTGGATGGAATGAAAAAAGCACGGCGGGCTCATCCCGCGTCTTCGAGGTAAAACGCTTGAGTTAGACATTATTTGAATCAAACGCCAGGATAGTGCGCCGTAACGAGGTTCAACTCACCTTGATAACATTGCTCAGGCATGCGCTGTGTTTGAAGCGAGAAAGATTGGATTCCCGGAAATTTTTTAACCATGTCAACACTTGCAGCTGGCCTCAGCTTTCGTTGATCCCGGCCGCAATATCCGCCAAAAATGGTGAGTCTGGAATCATATGTTTCTCAGCATTTTGACGCCTCGTCGTGGGAAAATCACATATTACATACATACAGGGGAGCGGAGTACCCGAAGCTGCCAAAAACGCCAAGCATTGGCGTACTTGTAACTTTGGTAACTTACGCCAATACGGTTAcagggtactccgtactgtatGACCCTCGCCACTGATGTGCACGTGATGAGGTTGTCTTTCTAATTTAAGGTTATTTTTAGCTGCTCAGATCTTCTTCACCTTTAATATGACCTCCGAAGTCGCACCAGGAAGTCCTAGCAAAAGCACCGAGCAGGGATGATCCCAAAAGTACGGTATGTCGACGCGATGAGGCCGATCCTACGGTACTTGTAATTTGCCCTGGGGAGGTTAAACGAATTTATCCCAGCATACAATATCTGGGATCCCAGCTGGGTAGAGCAGCACAGCCCTAGAAACCGAGTTTTCTAATAAAAGCCCAGAACTAGTAAAATATGCACCAGTCAATCCATGGCAAATTCATAGCCATTTCAGGTTTGAGTTCCGTTCCTCCAACCCTTTGACCTTGCCAATGGGAAGTGAAAGTACTCTGTGGAGGATCGGCTCAAAGACGATAACAAAGAATAACACTGCTATTGAACATAAATGTGTTCATGTATTACTGTTCATCGACAAATTTCATTGAAATGTGCTATATACGTAGCTGGTATCTGATTATAAAGACCTTGAATAAATAGGTATCTTTCCCAGCGAGActggaagggaaaaaagaaattagTCTTTCGATAATAGGAGTCCAATAATCGACGCCAATATACACAAGCCCTAAACTACCTCTCTTCATCATTATTTTGTCCCTTGAAGTGTGCATTTGGGAGAGTGTTAAGCTTGTCCTCCTCTTTATCAATCTTGTAGTTGGTAAGCCAGAAGCCGATGCCACCAGCAAATGTGAGGCAGGCTGTGACACCGTAATTCCAGATCAAGAGAGGATCCTCAGCAAGTGAGACGAGGGCCTGGCCCAATGCAGAAGAAAGAGCGTTCATGAAGAGCGCGACAGCCTGGACCAATGATCTCATGTTCTTCGGGGCTTTTGTAAAGGCGTATTCGAGGGATGTGACAGACGCAAAGATTTCGGAGATACCACCGCAGACGTAAGGAACAGCCTGAACCCAGACAGTGATTGGCGCCGGAATATTGTCTTTCGCACATGTATTCGCGTACTTGCCACAAGGGCCCAATTTATAAATGTGATATTGGATCACAGTGGCGGCGATCATGGCGCAGCTAGCAATAAAGAAGCCAGCTGTAATACGCTTCAGAGGAGTGAACTTGATACCCAGCTTGCGCAGAATTGGGTACACAATCCTATCCATAATGGGGATAAAGAGGATGAGCGCAAATGGATTGAGATTGTTAACAACGTCGTTAGGGACACCATTTAAGGTCATCGTGGCAGCCTGGGAAGTTAAATTGTTTGTCATTTGGTTGTAAGAAAGCCCTGAGGACCTCAACATTAGTTTTAAATTCATGCCAGCCAGGTCGAAGTAAGCTTACAGAAGAGAGGGTACCAGAGGAAGACCTTGCAGGCCAACAGTCCACGTCGGACTTCATCAACCCAGGCATCGTCAAAGTTCATCCATGCTGGTCTGTTTGGAATATTGCTTGGCTTCGCTGCTTCCCACATGTTGGGATCCTGGAAGTTGCGATAACTGTACGGCACTGACTTTTAGAAACAGGTTACACACAAAAAAGCAGCTTCTTCATAACTTACGTCTTCACGGGGTTGATCGACCACCGACCCTTCATAGCCAACCCCCACACTTTCAATGCTTTGCCATAGACAGATCCTTGTGGTGGCGTTAAGACATATACCTTGCGGCACAGGAACAAGACGAGCGGGCAAAGGGAGAACATGATTGTCGGCAGGAGGAAAGATAAGTAAAATCCGACATATTTCTCCGCATAAACCATGGAGACCTGACCAACAAGGGCACCGATGTTGATCATGAGGTAAAAATAATGGTAGATACGAGAAATGGTCGCTGCTGGATCGACAATAACCCGCTCCCCTTTTTTCGTGGTCGTGACATACGGGTGGCTTTCCTTGTACTGCTCAGCAATTAAAGGAGAGATATTGGATCTATGCCCTGTCAGTAAACTAAGCAATAGGCTAGTGGAAGAACCCAGCATACTTGAAACCTCCGGTTCCGATCCCCATAACGACCACGCCAACAGCGAACGCAGCCAGTGCGCTGGGGCCTTTGGCAATGACTGGTGGAAGTGCAGAGATAATGAGAATGATATGGCCAACCATGGCACAAGCGATAGACCACATGATGGTTTTGAAGCGGCCAAGGTATTGATCCGCAACATAAGCACCGACCAACGGCATAATGTAGGACCAAAACTGGTTGACTGTTTGAATGAGTGAATTAGTGACAGAAACACCTGGGACTTTGAGCTGTTCGAGCAACTTACACATGGTCAATCCAGCGGAGGCACGCTGACCCAAGCCCAAGGCGCCGGCAGTTCTGTGGGTTCCGCCAGCGCCAGTTGTCGATCCCTCAGGAAGTGGTCGCTGAATGTAATTGGTAACTAGAAAATGGTATATTAATCATCTGCTTTTCTCCCCCAAAACAGACGATTCCTCGGGATTGCACATACAGACGTTGATTGTGCCATAGTAGGAGAAGCGCTCGCAAAGTTCGACAAAGGCAATACTGAAAGTGATCCAAGGAATCTTATCAGATACTCTGCGCAGCGTTAACATCTCCTCGTCGGTGGGCGCAGTCCGATTAAGTCCCATGCCCTCGTCGTCGCTGTCATGGCGACTTCCAGCACCTCCAACATGTACTGAAATTTCCTTCTCGTCAAGAACACTGGAGACGTGAGGAATGTCGACAGCACCCTTGTGGGGGTCAACACTAGCTGGTGCCTTTTCGGACATTTTCTCAGGCGGATTGGAGTTGTTGCCCTTGACTCAGGTTGAGCAGAAGAAGCAACACCTG is a genomic window of Coccidioides posadasii str. Silveira chromosome 3, complete sequence containing:
- a CDS encoding uncharacterized protein (EggNog:ENOG410PRCR~COG:T), yielding MSLGSQILSFRSNLADSLSIVQSNCGLGASSDPVEKITKPVPLFDFLRVASASGLRQYAQDFAEQGLMSARLGNGADYIVDKVKSRDGQIVVVKHVKAIASLDIGVTRPSSDESSQIRKVLREIKIATHPALKENANILQMKGFGWELAEGSLAIPFLVVEYAEHGTLRSYLQNNRGSVGVEAKLDLAFGAAKGLQALHSNRIAHGDLKLENALVVSSASEHAALKITDFGLSVVLEDDAGLYEYLGTLCYRPPEVCQQAGDSSAAGLITGSSYRACDIYTYGLLLLEILIDGERYFGLAGQQVQLEERSAALQCLLQVADQNSVVLATIKSMVESCLHAEAGERPQIQEIVSRFGDVKGDGEMLGDQDVSPFTFSELSREESDGIVNMNQLFATLVGHELDDGFVHVAPWNIQELIAEGLRERTTLPNYKIASQACLELGICHYLGFGVDRDQRKVLQYMDQAAIKGSFEARRIRNRLHEAFSETMEPLNVQVELDDQEELQLQRILLAESAHREVNPFQVFDEVVQEDFRLQMGDEELTLHQAAYIGDLGLIREILKSTRDFQDDQGRTALFLAVQGGHLDAMEMLLELGDSDPSISDYDGHTALHMLVMLKITEVEAALSLMLRFYPGLNLDVFSSSILDASEHWCELWGAPLHWAVLAGNRAMTLCLVRSGVRVHDWPEDLCPIRIAVSLHLSDILEILLAAIPTKGFFQGGNMLLALNSSNPFRRLLLHGNNYVSEIERTITLLTSAYSSVVAGNSLIKGNPLRNILIHNFSDSDYYIAKALVAVGTYKDDNEGWTLLQSAILGCRGSPLSSVCRMALDMIDISQHFRLRSTDYKKGWMALHWVAAGGTVPVAKMLLQIDPDSINVRTQEEEERTPLHLAAEAGKSIAMVKLLLDRGADASLTTSGLKLTPLGTFISNGRSELNIDILTALLQASKRTGYLAFSSDNWNVLHYAAARAAILDSESLPGHVLLRTLASMQEMKSLIESTTAQGWTPLHLASYFIDCTTIRVLVEEMNADVRAQTPNNATAFDIVMERARRFPDSLRGADSFARWSRQAYRSALFLQLKLEETQGSYHLTPLHVAAYMGYHVEVTKLISKDPNSVFETNWEGKTPLQMLQNTMPTHIDAKWAQRFCRLAERVCELLMVAENERHRR
- a CDS encoding uncharacterized protein (EggNog:ENOG410PFC6~COG:E~TransMembrane:10 (i160-183o189-207i249-268o274-295i369-386o413-433i445-467o495-515i527-550o556-576i)~BUSCO:3569at33183), with amino-acid sequence MSEKAPASVDPHKGAVDIPHVSSVLDEKEISVHVGGAGSRHDSDDEGMGLNRTAPTDEEMLTLRRVSDKIPWITFSIAFVELCERFSYYGTINVFTNYIQRPLPEGSTTGAGGTHRTAGALGLGQRASAGLTMFNQFWSYIMPLVGAYVADQYLGRFKTIMWSIACAMVGHIILIISALPPVIAKGPSALAAFAVGVVVMGIGTGGFKSNISPLIAEQYKESHPYVTTTKKGERVIVDPAATISRIYHYFYLMINIGALVGQVSMVYAEKYVGFYLSFLLPTIMFSLCPLVLFLCRKVYVLTPPQGSVYGKALKVWGLAMKGRWSINPVKTYRNFQDPNMWEAAKPSNIPNRPAWMNFDDAWVDEVRRGLLACKVFLWYPLFWLSYNQMTNNLTSQAATMTLNGVPNDVVNNLNPFALILFIPIMDRIVYPILRKLGIKFTPLKRITAGFFIASCAMIAATVIQYHIYKLGPCGKYANTCAKDNIPAPITVWVQAVPYVCGGISEIFASVTSLEYAFTKAPKNMRSLVQAVALFMNALSSALGQALVSLAEDPLLIWNYGVTACLTFAGGIGFWLTNYKIDKEEDKLNTLPNAHFKGQNNDEER